A window of Amycolatopsis sp. 195334CR genomic DNA:
GCCGCTTCGGCGAACGGGGCACCGCGGACGTCAGCCAGTGCGTCACCGCGCCACAAGGCGAGTGCCTCGCGCAGGGTTTCCGCCGCCTGCTGGGGTGAATCGGCCAGTTCACGCCGTCCTCGCGCGGCCAACTCCTCGAACCGGCTCGCGTCCACGTCCCGCGCCTCGACGGCCAGCCGGTACCCGGTGCCCGCCGATTCGACCGCCACCGTCTCCCGCAACGCCTTGCGCAGCCGGTAGACCAGCGCGTGCAGCGCGTTCACCGCCTCGGCGGGCGGGTCCGCGCCCCAGAGCCCGTCGATCAGCGCGTCGGTGGAAACGACCGCACCCGGGGTGAGCGCCAGCCGGGCCAGCAGCATGCGCAGGCGCGCGGAGACCGGTGCGTCCCCGGCCCGGACCGGCCCGAGCAGCACGACCCGCATCCCCACCCCGCCCTCCGCGACGACACCCCTCGACGCCTCATCGTAGAGGGCGGGGCGCTCAGCGGCGGTCGGGCGGGTCGGCGGCGTCGAGCGGTCCGGCCGGGCGGCCCGGCGGGCCCGCCACGATGGCCGGGAACCGGCTGTCCACATCGGACGTTCGCCCGGCCGGGGCGATCGTCGTCCCCGGGGTGGACAATTTCCCACTGCCGATTTGTTTTCACCCAGTGCAAGCGGTCTGGATTTCCCCGGGAATTGCCTAAAATGGCGCGACATGCCGGTGAGAGACTTGGGGGCGCTATGAGTGTTGTGCGCGAGGAATTCCGGTGGAACCCGGTGCTCGACCGGACGGCACCGCCGCCGCCGGAATCGTTGGGGGAAGCGCTGGTCGATCTCGGCGCCATCGCGCACAATACCGAGCTGCTGCGGTCACGCGGTGCCGGGGAGTTGATGGCGGTGGTGAAAGCCGACGGTTTCGGGCACGGCATGGTGCCGGTCGCCGAAACCGCGCTCGCGCACGGCGCCACCTGGCTCGGGGTGACCTCGCTGGCCGAGGCGATCTCGCTCCGCGACGCCGGGATCACCGCGCCGGTGCTCAGCTGGATCCACCTGCCCGACCAGGACTTCGCCCCGGTGATCGCGCGGGACGTGGACCTGTCGGTGTCCTCGCGCGCGCACCTCGACGGGGTCGCCGCGGGTGCCGAGCGCGCCGGGATCCGCGCCCTGGTGCACCTCAAGCTGGACACCGGGCTCTCCCGCAACGGCGCGCTCGCCGGGCAGTGGCCCGACCTGGTCGCCGCGGCCAGGGAACTCGAGCGCGCGGGCCTGGTGCGCGTGCGCGGGATCTGGTCGCACCTGATCAGCGGTGACCATCCCGGAGACCCGTCCGTGCGCCGCCAGCTCGGCCGGTTCGAGGAGGGGTTCGCGCTGGCCAGGGCCGCCGGACTGGACCCGGAGCTGCGGCACCTGGCCAACTCCGCCGCGGTGCTGAC
This region includes:
- the alr gene encoding alanine racemase, which produces MSVVREEFRWNPVLDRTAPPPPESLGEALVDLGAIAHNTELLRSRGAGELMAVVKADGFGHGMVPVAETALAHGATWLGVTSLAEAISLRDAGITAPVLSWIHLPDQDFAPVIARDVDLSVSSRAHLDGVAAGAERAGIRALVHLKLDTGLSRNGALAGQWPDLVAAARELERAGLVRVRGIWSHLISGDHPGDPSVRRQLGRFEEGFALARAAGLDPELRHLANSAAVLTAPATHYELVRAGIALYGVEPLAGRYSGLRPAMTLRTRTNLVRRVPAGTGVSYDHEYVTGRETTLALVPLGFADGVPRRASGRGEVLLHGRRCPVAGRVAMDQFVADAGDAPVRVGDEVLVFGPGTRGEPTVAEWAHWAQTNPHEILTGIGNRVPRRYLPAIPSNGSNGRGTARA